In Poecile atricapillus isolate bPoeAtr1 chromosome 1, bPoeAtr1.hap1, whole genome shotgun sequence, the sequence GGCGCTGTCAGTCCGTGGGCCGGGCCGGACCGGGCCCgtcctgccgctgctgccgccgggCCATGCAGGCCCCGAAGGCGCGGAGCTGTGCCTGGCAGTGCCGCCAGTCCTGCCGCTCCGCCATGCACTCCTGCAGCTGCcggtgctgctccaggcagccGGTCCGTGCGATCATGGCATCCAGGGGATCCTCGCCCTCCTCCGCCTCGCCCTGCTCCGCCGCCGCGCGGCTCCAGGCGTGCCCGGCCTTCGCCATGGAGCGCTGGGGAGCGGGGAGCGCCGCTGTCCTTTGCGGCACCCGGAGCCCTCGGCACCCTCCCCGTGCACCGCACCCCGCACCGCAGCCATGGGGGCCCGGCACCTCCCGCCTCCCAGGGCTCCCCAtggccccccagccccctaTTCACTTCCCAGGGTCCCCATGGACAcccagccccctcctcacctccCAGGCTACCCATTCCCCATGGCCCCCCAGTCCCCCGCTCGCCTCCCAGGGCTCCCCAtggccccccagccccctaTTCACTTCCCAgggtccccatgtccccccagccccctgctcGCCTCCCAGGGTCCCCATGGACGCCCAGCCCTCCCCTCGCCTCCCAGCGTCCCCATggccccccagccccctgctcGCCTCCCAGGGTCCCCATTTCCCCACGATCCCCTCCCCGCCCCACCCATGGGCGCAGCCCCCGTACCAGCGCAGCGCGGTCCCTTTAAGGCGGGAGCTCGGCACGGCACTTCCCGGGGACGGCCCGGCCGCCACGGCGTTCGCTGATTGGTGGGTTTCTCCCATTTCCGCTCGCGCGGGGGTCGACGGGAAGTAAAGAGGCGGAAGTGCATGCAGTTACCTCGGCAAATATGGCGGCGACGCTGCGGATCCAGAGCGACTGGAGCCGGGCGTTGAGGTGGGAACGGTTCCTTTCTTTGTCTCTGTCCTTGTCCTGGTCCCTGCCCCGCTCACGGCCGCttcttctctctgcagcagggacGAGGGCGAGGCGTGGCTGAGCTGCCGCAGCCCCGGTGAGTGGTCTGAAGAGGCCTCGAGGGGGCCGTGGGGACGAGGGGGGATCGGGGAGGATCGAGAAGGTTCTGGGGGTGAAGGGTGTTTGGGGAACCCTTTGTGTTAGGGGCTGGCGGCGGGGTGCCCCGTGTGTTAGGAAGGAACGAGGCTGCCGGGGTGCCCTGTGGTTCAAACGGGTGCGGGTGGCTGGGCGTCCCTTGGTTCAAAAGGTGTAGGGCTGGTTTGGGGATCCCTTTGGTTTTAAAGGGCGTGGGGTCATTTGGGGCTAGGAGGCGATGGGGGTTTGAGTTCCTGGTGGGTAAGGAAGAGGTGAGGGTGGTTGGGGTCCCTCTGAGCtggggggatgtttggggtgCCTGTGGGTGTTTGGGCTCTGGGGCTGACGGCTGCTGTCCCCCAGGGAAGCCCACCCTGTACGGCAGCGTCACCCGGCGCGGGCTCAGCTCCGACGGCGTCCCGGACATCGTGGCCTCCGAGGGATTCGTGGTCGGGGAAGTCACCaaggtgccagggctggggggagagGGGTTGCTGACCACCCCCATACATAAAGGGGGCTGCTCTGACAGCCCAAGCTGCCCCCCCCGGTCCCTGCACAGTCCTGTCCTGCCATCCCGAGCCTCctgctgtgcagagccctggagctggTCCCTACCATCccacagggctggagcagccatTCCTTCCCACCTACATCCTGATGAGATGAGCCCCACACTGACCCTCCCGTCAGTTCCAGGCTCTGGGATCCCACAGCTGGGTCCAGGACACAATTCTACCTCGGTAACCTCTGTTTCAGGATTAACAGCACTTCTAATTCCTTTTCTCCTTATTTCCTCCCCTAGAAAAGCATCCTCGTTTCTTGTCCTCACGAAAATGCGTGCACAAAGTTCTTGGCTCCGTACACGAGTTTTTGTAGGATTCATCAGAAAAGTGTGAGTAGCCTTGTGAGGTGGGAATCTCTGGGTGTGATTGGCAACTGTCACACCCCTGTCCGTGGTGTCCTCGCAGTGAGGAGTGGCCTGGAGTGCGGATTTGTGTGGGAAGGGTTGGAATGGAGATGGAACTGCGATCCTGCTGTTTAGGACTGGTGTTCCCACTGAAACCCCCCCAGACCATGTGCTACTCactcctttcctcttccccctgcAGCGGGATGGAAACGGGGATTTGAGGCACGAAAGACAAAGACTggggttgagataagaacaatttactgagaacagcaatggaataaaaaaagaaacagtaacAATATTAATTAACAAAACATACAGGACAGGGAAGAGATCCGCTCACCACAAGGAACCCAAAACCCGAGCCACCACCCAATATCCCAAacatctcctgctcctccctgctcctgtaaaaattaaccctgtcccGGCCAGAACCAGGACATTCCCCACCCATCACTCTATCCCATCTCCTAATGCCCAGATCCCGCACCACCCACAAAAGCACTGGAATCATTCCCTTAATTAAAGGCTGTTCCTCCTTAAATGTATTTATATCCATTATACTGCTTTTCCTTGTTATCAGTGAACTTCCAACCCCTCTCATTGGTATCCAGAGGCTTTTTAGCTgtgttcttttgaatttttaaatgcttctgattttttttctcctgctgccaTTTTTTCACTTGGACTTCTGAGTCTTATGAAATCAATCCAGTCCATTC encodes:
- the LOC131577196 gene encoding cytochrome c oxidase assembly factor 4 homolog, mitochondrial, with translation MAKAGHAWSRAAAEQGEAEEGEDPLDAMIARTGCLEQHRQLQECMAERQDWRHCQAQLRAFGACMARRQQRQDGPGPARPTD